A region of Sulfurovum sp. DNA encodes the following proteins:
- a CDS encoding DNA-deoxyinosine glycosylase produces the protein MSSKQLYHPFDPIVFSDTRILILGSFPSIKSFKNNFYYAHPRNQFWKILETVTGYPANNRDQKIWLLKECKFGLWDMITSCHRNNSLDTSLKDETVNNIPALLEQHPTISKLAFTGKKSQALFETHFGYFDIERVYLPSPSSAYAAMEFEDKIVAYQQGLKS, from the coding sequence GTGAGTAGTAAGCAGTTATATCACCCTTTTGATCCTATTGTCTTTAGTGATACACGGATACTAATTTTGGGCTCATTTCCAAGTATTAAATCATTCAAGAATAATTTTTACTATGCCCATCCCCGTAACCAATTTTGGAAGATACTCGAAACAGTTACTGGCTACCCCGCCAATAACCGTGATCAAAAGATTTGGCTACTCAAAGAGTGCAAGTTTGGACTGTGGGATATGATCACCTCTTGTCACCGGAACAACTCGCTTGATACCTCTCTTAAAGATGAAACAGTCAATAATATTCCTGCACTACTTGAGCAACACCCTACTATTTCTAAACTTGCTTTCACGGGCAAAAAATCTCAAGCACTTTTTGAAACACACTTTGGTTATTTCGATATTGAAAGGGTTTATCTGCCATCTCCCTCTTCAGCTTATGCGGCAATGGAGTTTGAAGACAAGATTGTTGCATATCAACAAGGTTTAAAATCTTAA